From a region of the Pseudomonas fulva 12-X genome:
- a CDS encoding LysR family transcriptional regulator yields the protein MRVDFTTLKLFVAIADERSLTRAAEREHLALAAVSKRISDLEAHLRTPLLYRQPKGVALTPAGDALLHHARNLLDNIQHMQADLSEFSEGINGHVRIHANTSAVIAFLPEDLAAFSAQHPQIRIDLEERVSSEIIHAVREGLTDIGIFAGHVQADGVQVFPYRHDRLVLVVPSGHPLAARERVTLSETVGYDFIGLQKEASLHSLLSEAAQQAGVHLRVRIQVRSFEAICRMIHTGLGIGVLPEQAVRTYLPSMAVRAVAIEDAWAVRELNICVRQYDSLSLIARQMVDHLAFGNGEGGLGQSRI from the coding sequence TGTCGCCATCGCCGATGAGCGCAGCCTGACCCGCGCCGCCGAGCGTGAGCACCTGGCGCTGGCGGCGGTGAGCAAGCGCATCAGCGATCTCGAAGCGCACCTGCGCACCCCCTTGCTGTATCGCCAGCCCAAGGGCGTGGCGCTGACGCCGGCCGGCGATGCGCTGCTGCACCATGCGCGCAACCTGCTGGACAACATCCAGCACATGCAGGCCGACCTCAGCGAGTTCAGCGAGGGGATCAACGGCCACGTGCGCATCCACGCCAACACCTCGGCGGTGATCGCCTTTCTGCCCGAGGACCTGGCGGCCTTCAGCGCCCAGCACCCACAGATTCGTATCGACCTGGAAGAGCGGGTCAGCAGCGAAATAATCCACGCGGTGCGCGAAGGGCTGACCGATATCGGCATCTTCGCCGGCCATGTGCAGGCCGATGGCGTGCAGGTGTTTCCCTACCGTCACGACCGCCTGGTGCTGGTGGTACCCAGCGGGCATCCGCTGGCGGCCCGCGAGCGGGTGACGCTGTCGGAAACCGTCGGCTACGACTTTATCGGCCTGCAGAAGGAGGCCTCGCTGCACAGCCTGCTCAGCGAAGCCGCGCAGCAGGCGGGTGTGCACCTGCGGGTACGCATCCAGGTGCGCAGCTTCGAGGCCATCTGCCGGATGATCCATACCGGGCTGGGCATCGGCGTGCTGCCCGAGCAGGCGGTGCGTACCTATCTGCCGAGCATGGCAGTGCGTGCGGTGGCGATCGAAGATGCCTGGGCGGTGCGCGAGTTGAACATCTGCGTGCGCCAGTACGACAGCCTGTCGCTGATCGCCCGGCAGATGGTCGATCACCTTGCCTTCGGCAATGGCGAAGGCGGGCTTGGCCAATCAAGAATTTAG